Part of the Vulpes vulpes isolate BD-2025 chromosome 6, VulVul3, whole genome shotgun sequence genome, AGCCAACAGGAAAACGTTCTGGTGAGTATTTGGGTCATTTTTCAAAACCTCATTATGGTTCgattctctattttttctccttatgttCTGGGTTTTTCGTGGGTTCATTCTCTTTCAAGAGGGCAGACTTTTAGGAAGATTCTGCTTACCCATGTGCTGTTTTCATCATCCAGCTTCCTGGAGTGGACCTATGCCCAAGGGCCCTGAGCCGAGCTGCAGAGGAGCATGGCAAGCGTCCGCTGCAAGCTGGCTCGTTACCTGGAGGACCTGGAAGATGCAGACTTTAAGAAATTCAAGATGCACTTACAAGACTATCCTTCTCAGAAAGGGTTCAGCCCTCTCCCTCGgagtcagacagagaaagctGACCACATGGATCTGGCTACTCTGATGATCGACTTCAATGGTGAGGAGAAGGCATGGGCCATGGCAGTGTGGATTTTTGCTGCAATCAACAGAAGAGACCTTTATGAGAAAGCTAAGAGGGATGAGCTGGAGTGGGGTGAGTGGAAGATagacagcattttaaaaaatcgtGATAAGATACACGTGACATACAATTACCGTCTTAGCCATTTCAAAGCTATGGTTCAGCAGCATTAAACACATTCACATTGTGCAATCTCCACAACTTTTCTTTGTCTTGcaaaactctgtacccattagacAACAattcctgtccccctcccctaAGCACCTGGAACTACCACCTTCTATCCTTAAGAATTTGGCTACTCTTAGTATGGTTTATGAACAGCTTCATAAAGTATTTGTCTGTTTGTGGCTGGCTTACTTTATGAGGCATAATGTCCTCGAGCCTCATCCATGTGGTCGTATACAACATTATTTCGTTCTTTTTCAAGGTGGGATAATATTCCAGGGTATGGGTATGCCAAATTTTGTTCATCTATTCACCCATtagtggacatttggattgctgTTAGCTTTTGATTATTTTGAACAATACTGCTAAGAGCACAAGGGTACAAacctctttgagaccctgctttcaattatttgggGGATGTgttcagaagtggaattattgtATTATATGATGACTCTAGGTTTCATTCTTTGAGGAGACACCAtgatgttttccatagtggctgcctCATTTTGCACTCCCATCAACAgtacgagggttcctttttttttttttttaaagattttatttatttattcatggcagacacacacacacacacacacacacacacacacagagagagagagagagagagagagagaggcagagacaggcagagggagaagcaggctccatgcagggagcctgatgtgggacttgatcccgggtctccaggatcataccccgggctgaaggcgacactaaaccgctaggccacaggggctgcccgtGTACAAGGGTTCTAATTTTTCCTCATCCCCAtcaatgcatattttattttattttgtttgatagtAGTTACTCTGATGGGTGTGAGGGGATATCttagtgtggttttgatttgcatttccctatcgACTAGTGATATTGAATGACGTTTCATGTGCTTTTTCACCATTTGtctatctttggagaaatgtccactcaacttttttccatatttcagctgggttatttgtttgtttgtttttgttgttgttgttgacttataagggttctttatatgtcttggatactaacactttatcatatatatgatttgcaaatattcctCCCATTCCATGCTATTCTTTGATGCAATGAagttagtattttgttttttaaaataattccttttatcATCTTGGCTTTATTCTGCCTTCCTCTTGTAAGAGGGCCATGAGAAGTTGGAGGAAAGcagtttgctatttttttaacctCCTTTAAAAACGGAATTTAGGGCTTATTTACCCCTAGGACCTGTGGACATGTTGGGGGTGAAGTTTTTTGCTTTCTGGCTTGGTGTTCTGATCAAGGGAAGAGCGCAAGCAAGGGCTCAGAGGAATCTAGAAAATAACAGGATAATACGGTTGAGCTAGTGGGAAAGGGGAGTAAAAATGAATCAGCAGATCAGGAGAAGCACAGCGAGTGGGACAGCAATAAGGGCACaatgagggagagaaaatgataTGCCAGCATGAGGCAGGGGTGCATAGCAGCAGGATGTTATAAACAAATTGTATATAATAACAGAATTGTAATTGTGTCAGTAATTATATACTCACTAACCCAATTAAAGTATAATGATCACAGCTACACAAGTCATTCATTAGGTAGTTTTTATGGATTTTGGTCATTCCTCATAAAAACTCTAtgagactggcttttttttttttgtaggctcTACACCTCAAcagagggcttgaactcacaacccctagatcaagagttgtatactTTACCAACTGCACCAGCCACATACCTTGAGGCTTTCGAAAGAACTTTCAATTTCATTACTCAATGAAATACTttagtcacaaaaagacaaatgccttAAGACGTCATTTGTAAGAGGTACTAGAGCAGATAAATTTGTAAAGACAGGAAGTGGTAGCCAGGAGCTGTAGGCAGTGGGGATTGGGGAGTTGTTTAATGGATGTTGAGTTTTAGTTTTACAAATAAGAGATAATTCTGGAGATTGACCAACAAAGCGAAGTGAGCCTGAAAGAGGTTCTGGTTGCCCAAGGCTCTGTTTCAGTCAGAGCCCAGGCATGAATTCAACACTGGATGTGTCTTTGGCTAGAACCTGACTCTTCATCTCTATGTGCTACCTTGGCTTCTTGGGCTGTGAGATAGAAGAATGGTATCTGGGgttagaagctttttttttttttccccgaggGGGACCAGGTTGTAGGGTTAGGCTTCAGATATGAATTAAGTCATGGTTTTGGTTTGAGTTActgttcagattttgttttgtgaTCAAGTTGCCAATAGCATTTGCATTCAGAATAAGTAGACACCTGCCAGGAatcttttattttgctcttgGGATCATGCTCATCTAAAGTTATCTCCCAAATATTTCCCCTGGTGCTTAGCACTTGTTCTGTTGTGCCTGTATTTCTCCAATGAAGTGCCTCTTTGGGATGTGTAATTTAGTGACTGTTTAGGTCTATGAATGTCAAATGTAGATGCATGTTGGAGCTTTCAAAATATAATGGTGCTGGTCCCTACCTCagatagaatgaaaaataatcactggcagtggattttttttttaaagcttcttagGTGAATCTCAAGTCAGGGATTCACTTTTAGACAAAACAGCTTGATAATTCTCAGTCTTGAAGACCCAGAATGTGGGTATGATTAATTTCAGGCATTTGGGGGCAAGGGAGGACAATCCTGTTGTCTCATAGCCTCTTGGGGGTATTTAGACATTTAGCGTGGGAGTGGCCTCAAAACAAGGACACCAGGGGAAGTTTGCCAAAGACAAACAAGGGTAAGAGAAACGTTGCCTGTCTCATGTGTTTGCTGATTGATTTCTTGGCTTGGGAGAGATCCTGAGACTGGATACAGTGGGGGCACAATGCTAGGTGGGTGAGTGACACCCATTGCTTTGAAAGTAGGAGTGCATGAGTGCCATGAACTGGATGTTCAACTGTACCCCTGTCATCTGCAACCCTGAGCTATGTTTTTGTTTGGGAGATGTCTGAGATAGGTGACTGCACTGTGCCATGTGCTGAGTACTGAGTCTCAATTACATCACCTTAGTCAGGAGTCCTGgtttttaactttgtatttctccctcctccctgcctttttttcccccagataatTCACATCTGGAATGCCGAGAAGAAAGCCTTGAAGAGGAGTGGATGGGTTTATTGGGGTACCTATCCAGAATCtctatttgtaaaaaaaagaaaggtaaacagTGGGGTTAGTGCTTCCTATTGGGTTTGGAAATCCAGTTTTGAAAGCTTGGTCATTCTGTATGttcctgctccttggggagcAAAGGCCCATTTCAGGAAATCCACTTTAGCTGAAGAAACAAACCAGTGTTCACATGGCTCCTTGCAGTCCCAGAACCAAGGGGAGGTGATTGAGTGTCTCAGGTTCTAAAAGGTATGCGCTGCAGACTACCTAGAGGAATAAGACTGAATAAAAAGGATTTTCTGGCAGGTAACAGGGCCTCTGGTACTTTGCTGTTCTTCTGCTCAACTgtgtattttgttgaagattttgaCGGCCTAGATTTTCTGGGACGGTCCATACCCACACAGTGAAGAGAGTCTGCACCTCCTTTTTCTTAACTCTGGTCATCATTCCCTATGGACCACAGACCATTGTCAATAGCTCATATGTGCTTGGAGTTCTCCCAaagtttatctttctgtctttGCCCCAGATTACTGCAAGAAGTACAAAAAACACGTGAGGAGCAGATTCCAGTGTATTAAAGACAGGAATGCCCGTTTGGGTGAGACTGTGAACCTCAACAAACGCTACACTAGGCTGCGTCTCGTCAAGGAACACCAGAGCCAGCaggagagggagcatgagctCCTGGCCATTGGCAGGACTTCAGCCAAGACGCTGGATAGCCCCATGAGTTCCCTGAATGTGGAATTGCTGTTTGAGCCTGATGACCAACACTTGGAGCCCGTTCACACAGTGGTATTCCAGGGATCGGCAGGCATTGGGAAAACTATACTGGCCAGGAAGATCATGTTGGACTGGGCGTCAGACAAAATTTACCAAGACAGGTTTGACTACTTGTTTTATATCCACTGTCGGGAGGTGAGCCTCGGGACACGGAGGAGCCTGGGGGACCTGATTGTCAGCTGCTGCCCTGACCCAAACCCACCCATATGTAAGATTGTGAGCAAGCCTTCCAGGATTCTCTTCCTTATGGATGGCTTCGATGAGCTGCAGGGTGCCTTTGATGAGCATACAGAGGCTCTCTGCACAAACTGGCAGAAGGTGGAGCGGGGAGACATTCTCCTGAGCAGCCTTATCAGGAAGAGGCTGCTTCCTGAGGCCTCTTTACTCATCACCACAAGACCTGTGGCTCTGGAGAAACTGCAGCATTTGCTGGACCGTCCCCGTCATGTGGAGATCCTGGGTTTCTCAGAGGCCAAAAGAAAGgaatatttcttcaagtatttctCAGATGAGCAACAAGCCACAGAAGCTTTCAGGCTGATTCAGGAGAATGAGATCCTCTTTACCATGTGCTTTATCCCCTTGGTCTGCTGGATTGTGTGCACTGGGTTGAAGCAGCAAATGGACAGTGGCAAGAATCTTGCCCAGACATCCAAGACTACCACTTCAGTGTATATCTTCTTCCTCTCCAGTTTGTTGCAATCCCACAGAGAGACCCAGAAGCACCAAGTCTCTGCCAGCCTCCGGGGTCTCTGCTCGTTGGCAGCAGATGGAATCTGGAACCAGAAAATCCTGTTTGATGAGTGTGACCTTAGGAATCATGGCCTTCAGAAGGCAGATGTGTCTGCTTTCTTGAGAATGAACCTATTCCAAAAGGAAGTGGACTGTGAGAAATTCTACAGCTTCATCCACATGACTTTCCAGGAGTTCTTTGCTGCCATGTACTACCTTCTGGAAGAGGAGGAACAGGGAAGGATGAGGAACCTGCCATGGAGTAGTTCCAAGCTTCCCAACCGAGATGTGAAGGTTCTTCTTGAAAACTATGGCAAATTTGAAAAGGGGTATCTGATTTTTGTTGTTCGTTTCCTCTTTGGCCTTGTAAACCAGGAGAGAACCTCCTACTTGGAGAAAAAATTGAGTTGCAAGATCTCTCAACAAATCAGACTGGAGCTGCTCAAATGGATTGAAGAGAAAGCCAAGGCCAAGAATCTGCAGATCCAGCCCAGCCAGCTGGAGTTGTTCTACTGTTTGTATGAGATGCAAGAGGAGGATTTTGTGCGAAAGGCCATGGGCCATTTTCCCAAAATCGAGATCAGTCTTTCCACCAGAATGGACCATGTGGTTTCTTCCTTTTGTATTGAGAACTGTTGCAGGGTGGAATCACTTTCCCTGAGGCTGCTTCATAACTCcccaaaggaggaagaggaggaggaggaagaggagaatgagaaggaaatgcAACACTGTGATGTGGATCACTGTGTCCCCCTAGATCCTCATACCACCTATGCTTATCGGTAAGGAGATTTGGCTTCCGGCAGGTGTAGAATAGTAGTGCTGGTCTCCATCTTCTAGCCACCTTTCTCTGGGCACTTGCtgtctctccctgcttctcaACTGTCTTTAAAATGTGGCTGCCACAGCTACATAATAATGCCACCACCACTCATTTCTACCAGACACCTTCAATGACAGAGGTTGACTAGTAGGGGAAAGGAAAGTGGACAAATGGGTGAGGAAAAAggcaatgaagaaaataaacaaatgattggTGGATGCCAAGTCAGTGCAAGGTATTCTGTGGGGTAGAGAGTTGAATAAAAATGTTGTAAACTCAAATTGCTTGTAATCTACTTGGTAGATTACATACTGAATACTAGTGCTAGTATTCAGTTAATACCCAAGGAGCAAAACAACCCCAGTGACTCTCAGGAGCACAGAAGACAGAAGGCCTTTAGTGCTGGGTGCTGAAGGGAGGCTTCTCAGAGGAGTGAGGTTTGAGCCTGCCTTGAAGGTTTGGTAGGATATGGGTGAGTGCAGGAGAAGGTAAGGGGATTTTGGCAGTGGTGTCTGGTGTCTGAGGAACAGATTAGGCAGGACACTATGGGGAGGGACATGGTTTCATTGGAAGTTATAATGAGGGAAAATTGAGGGTAACAGAGCTGGGAAGGAGAGGGTGATTTTAAGTCCCACATTATGTTTATAACCAGGAAGTCACCAACAGCACCCTCTTCAGGGTCTGTTCATCAATATTGTAGGAGATCAGAAGCCAGTTGCTGTGTCTGAACAGCAAAACAGTTCAGTTGCTTGACCTCTGAAGTCCCTGCTTGGGAACTGCCACAGCTATGGTGGGAAGGTGGATGCTCTGTGAATGCTTGGGTTTAACCTGCCTAGAAAACACTTGACATGGGACAAAATTAAGGAGAAAGGGGACTGGTCCTTCCACCAGGGATCATGACTTTTCAACTCCCTCTCTCATGCTTGGCACTGCTACCAGGACAAcctttttatttatcattcaatCATCAAGGACCACCTGCTAGGGCTTCAGCATTAGCTAAGACCTGGCCCTGCTCACAGCAACTTAAGGTTCAGTTGTGGAGACAGTTGGAAAACAAAGATGGACAGTAGAGAGAGATGGACTATGGCAAGAACATCTATAGGATGTACCAGAAACGTCTGGTGGGAAGCCCTTGACCAGCTGGCCTCTGAGAGATGGAGCATGAGAAACCCAAGTGTGGGCAAAGGGTGGCTTGAACAGAGGGAATAGTGGGTTCAGAGGGCAGAGGTGGTGAAGCAGGGTGTGTCCCTATAATGGCAAATAGTTTAGGGTAGCTGTAgagggtgagaaagagaaagtgagggaAGGAAGCATATCTGCTCTATAGGGCCCTAAAAACTATGCTGAGGAGAAACCTGACCAAGATCACACAGAGCTGTGAAGAAGGCTTGCAGAGACTCAGACTAAAACTCCTGATGAAAAGCCTGACACTCATCTCATTAGATGATAGTTACCTTCCTCTGAGGGCAAGAGCTTGCTTTGTGTGTTCCAGAACCTTCTAAAGACCAGCAGCATTGGGCATCCATCCCAtgcttgttagaagtgcaaagcTGCATGTCTAATTCTAGACACACaaagtcagaatctgcattttaaaaagagctgCACATTGGAACCACTGCAAGTCTTAAGAATATTGATGTATGTGGTCCCATCTCAGAGATTCTGATATTAGTCTCATGGTGTCACCTGGCCTAGGGATTTTTGGCAGCATAGCTAATGCTATTATGCAGCCCGTGTGAGAACTGGTCTCTGGGTCACTTAGCAGAGTGACCAAGGCCATGGGCAGGACAGCTGACTgatgagagagggaagagaaagacacCTGGGGGAGGCTCTGGAGGGTGTGCAAAGGCAGCAAGTCACAGACTCATGCTATTTCCATAATAGAGTGTGCAGGATAGTCTTACcaggccaccccctcccctcccgcccctggCCTTTGTTATTCCTCAGTAGGCCATTTGTGGTTCTGTGAGTCAGCTCTTAATCCTCAGGAGGTCTTTGTCtgaactgatttttcttttctttcttccttgtttaCAATTTCTAGGTTGGTGAATTGCCAGGTCACTGTCAGCCTTTGGCAGGGTCTCTTCTCAGTCCTGAGCAGTAATTCACTGAGCCTCACTGAACTGAATCTCAGTGACAATGCTCTGGGGGACCAAGGGGTAAATGTGTTATGTGAAATGCTCCAGCATCCTGGCTGTAATATTCGGAGATTGTGGTAagaacctgtgtgtgtgtgtgtgtgtgtgtgtgtgtgtgtgtgtgtgcgctcacCTGTTGCATGTATTtatgagtgagacagagagaggaagacccCAGATCAGTGgtttattagttttctagggctgctatataacaaagtaccacaaaccaaGAGCCTCAAACAATAGAAATTCATTATTTCATAGTCCTGGTGGCTGGATGTTCAAGATGAAGGTGTCATCagggctggtttcttctgaggcctttctTACTGACTTGTAGATGATGgtcttcttcctgtgtcttcacatggtctctGTGTTCATGTTGGCTCTCCTCAAGGATACCAGTTGTGTTGGATTGGGGCCTGTCCTGATGACCTCATTTAAAGCctgatttccaaataaagtcacaattCTGAAATCCTAGGgattaagacttcaacatatgatttttttttggagaggtggacacagttcagtccataaGAAGTGAGAAGGAAGAATGGATCAGAGGCCAGTTGTTTGGGAAGTTTCAAATGGGGAAGAAGGTAGGGGAAGTGAAAGGCCTGTGTTGGTGATACAACGAAAAGCGCATGACCTTCATGATCTTCCATTTCCTCACTGGCCATCCTCATAGATGAGAATTGGAGAGTTTTGTCGTATACAATGGCTGCTTGGGCTGGAcctcatgaaaatattttgtataagggcacttggatggctcagtggttgagcatctgcctttggctgaggtcgtgatcctggggtcctgagatcaagtcccgcattgggctctctgtagggagcctgcttctttctctgcctgtgactctgactctccctctgtgtcttatTTAAGCATCTAATCACACTAGGGCACCCACCAGGGCATTTAGGTAAGGGAATGGTATAATGCAGGGTAAATTACAAATTCTTTTCTTACCTTCAAGGCTCTGGCTGGTTTTGGCTCTTTActtgcctctctgtctccatccCACACCAGTCTCCTCAACTGCCCTGGTGGGTGCCCCTGTGTGAttccagagagggagacacaatGAGGGAGACATGGGTGATTCTGAGATATTTTGGAGGTAACCAGGGGTTTAGTTACGCATTTACTTCTGGTTGGTGTGAAGATAGTAGCAGAAAGgaagattgttatttatttatttatttatttatttatttatttatttatttgagagagagagagagagagagatcacaagcagggggaggggcagagggagagggagaagcaggttccccactgagcagggagcccaacacggactccattccaggatcctgggatggtgACCCAGCTTCACTgatggagccatccaggtacccctggaaGACTGTTTAACAGGCTCTAGGATGATGAATTATTCACCTAGAAAGGAGAATGTTGTTCTTGCTCTTCTGACAGGGACACAAAGTGTTGTtattggtggtgatggtgataatggtgtgtgtgtgtgtgtgtatatgtgtgtgtgtcgtTGTAAAACAAGTCAAGAACTAGAGATTCCTGCTGTTTCAGTGTAGGTGGGGGGCTGGTAATTGATCTTTAAACAGAACAATGGGAACAGGATTGACAAAGAGAAGTAGATGGGTAAAACCCTAGAGAGACAATATCCACCTGAAGGATTTTCACAGTGAGGAATGTGTGATGACGAGGTGGAACACACAGGTTCACCACCTTTTCCATTTATAAGACAGGGACATGCCATGTACACATTGGAGAGCTGACCATTATTTACATAGAGAGTTCACTGAGCCTGGGAACCAAAGTCACACTAAAACTCAGGCTGCATACAGGCATTCTGATAGGATCACACTTTCATGTaactttcattaaaattttccttttgtaatgtGAGAATGCAAATGCCCCTGTTTGGTGCTGAAAACAAGCACAGATCAGAAGGCAGTGACAGAGAAACAGCCTGTGTTCTGATGTTTCTGCTTCTGTGCTTGGCATGAAGGTTGGGGCAGTGCTGCCTTTCCTATC contains:
- the NLRP3 gene encoding NACHT, LRR and PYD domains-containing protein 3 isoform X4 — translated: MASVRCKLARYLEDLEDADFKKFKMHLQDYPSQKGFSPLPRSQTEKADHMDLATLMIDFNDNSHLECREESLEEEWMGLLGYLSRISICKKKKDYCKKYKKHVRSRFQCIKDRNARLGETVNLNKRYTRLRLVKEHQSQQEREHELLAIGRTSAKTLDSPMSSLNVELLFEPDDQHLEPVHTVVFQGSAGIGKTILARKIMLDWASDKIYQDRFDYLFYIHCREVSLGTRRSLGDLIVSCCPDPNPPICKIVSKPSRILFLMDGFDELQGAFDEHTEALCTNWQKVERGDILLSSLIRKRLLPEASLLITTRPVALEKLQHLLDRPRHVEILGFSEAKRKEYFFKYFSDEQQATEAFRLIQENEILFTMCFIPLVCWIVCTGLKQQMDSGKNLAQTSKTTTSVYIFFLSSLLQSHRETQKHQVSASLRGLCSLAADGIWNQKILFDECDLRNHGLQKADVSAFLRMNLFQKEVDCEKFYSFIHMTFQEFFAAMYYLLEEEEQGRMRNLPWSSSKLPNRDVKVLLENYGKFEKGYLIFVVRFLFGLVNQERTSYLEKKLSCKISQQIRLELLKWIEEKAKAKNLQIQPSQLELFYCLYEMQEEDFVRKAMGHFPKIEISLSTRMDHVVSSFCIENCCRVESLSLRLLHNSPKEEEEEEEEENEKEMQHCDVDHCVPLDPHTTYAYRLVNCQVTVSLWQGLFSVLSSNSLSLTELNLSDNALGDQGVNVLCEMLQHPGCNIRRLWLGQCCLSYRCCFNISSVLSNNQKLEELDLSHNALGDFGIRLLCVGLKHLFCNLNKLWLVNSGLTPGCCPALASMLSTNQKLTHLYLRGNALGDTGVKLLCEGLLHPNCKLQILELDGCSLTSHCCWDLSTLLTSSKSLRELSLGSNDLGDLGVMLLCEVLKQQGCILRNLKLCEMYFNYDTKCALKTLQEEKPELTIVFEPFGSDRSRLPDASVWAPCHLGVHKWERALLHPG
- the NLRP3 gene encoding NACHT, LRR and PYD domains-containing protein 3 isoform X3 — protein: MASVRCKLARYLEDLEDADFKKFKMHLQDYPSQKGFSPLPRSQTEKADHMDLATLMIDFNGEEKAWAMAVWIFAAINRRDLYEKAKRDELEWDNSHLECREESLEEEWMGLLGYLSRISICKKKKDYCKKYKKHVRSRFQCIKDRNARLGETVNLNKRYTRLRLVKEHQSQQEREHELLAIGRTSAKTLDSPMSSLNVELLFEPDDQHLEPVHTVVFQGSAGIGKTILARKIMLDWASDKIYQDRFDYLFYIHCREVSLGTRRSLGDLIVSCCPDPNPPICKIVSKPSRILFLMDGFDELQGAFDEHTEALCTNWQKVERGDILLSSLIRKRLLPEASLLITTRPVALEKLQHLLDRPRHVEILGFSEAKRKEYFFKYFSDEQQATEAFRLIQENEILFTMCFIPLVCWIVCTGLKQQMDSGKNLAQTSKTTTSVYIFFLSSLLQSHRETQKHQVSASLRGLCSLAADGIWNQKILFDECDLRNHGLQKADVSAFLRMNLFQKEVDCEKFYSFIHMTFQEFFAAMYYLLEEEEQGRMRNLPWSSSKLPNRDVKVLLENYGKFEKGYLIFVVRFLFGLVNQERTSYLEKKLSCKISQQIRLELLKWIEEKAKAKNLQIQPSQLELFYCLYEMQEEDFVRKAMGHFPKIEISLSTRMDHVVSSFCIENCCRVESLSLRLLHNSPKEEEEEEEEENEKEMQHCDVDHCVPLDPHTTYAYRLVNCQVTVSLWQGLFSVLSSNSLSLTELNLSDNALGDQGVNVLCEMLQHPGCNIRRLWLGQCCLSYRCCFNISSVLSNNQKLEELDLSHNALGDFGIRLLCVGLKHLFCNLNKLWLVNSGLTPGCCPALASMLSTNQKLTHLYLRGNALGDTGVKLLCEGLLHPNCKLQILELDGCSLTSHCCWDLSTLLTSSKSLRELSLGSNDLGDLGVMLLCEVLKQQGCILRNLKLCEMYFNYDTKCALKTLQEEKPELTIVFEPFGSDRSRLPDASVWAPCHLGVHKWERALLHPG
- the NLRP3 gene encoding NACHT, LRR and PYD domains-containing protein 3 isoform X2 — translated: MASVRCKLARYLEDLEDADFKKFKMHLQDYPSQKGFSPLPRSQTEKADHMDLATLMIDFNDNSHLECREESLEEEWMGLLGYLSRISICKKKKDYCKKYKKHVRSRFQCIKDRNARLGETVNLNKRYTRLRLVKEHQSQQEREHELLAIGRTSAKTLDSPMSSLNVELLFEPDDQHLEPVHTVVFQGSAGIGKTILARKIMLDWASDKIYQDRFDYLFYIHCREVSLGTRRSLGDLIVSCCPDPNPPICKIVSKPSRILFLMDGFDELQGAFDEHTEALCTNWQKVERGDILLSSLIRKRLLPEASLLITTRPVALEKLQHLLDRPRHVEILGFSEAKRKEYFFKYFSDEQQATEAFRLIQENEILFTMCFIPLVCWIVCTGLKQQMDSGKNLAQTSKTTTSVYIFFLSSLLQSHRETQKHQVSASLRGLCSLAADGIWNQKILFDECDLRNHGLQKADVSAFLRMNLFQKEVDCEKFYSFIHMTFQEFFAAMYYLLEEEEQGRMRNLPWSSSKLPNRDVKVLLENYGKFEKGYLIFVVRFLFGLVNQERTSYLEKKLSCKISQQIRLELLKWIEEKAKAKNLQIQPSQLELFYCLYEMQEEDFVRKAMGHFPKIEISLSTRMDHVVSSFCIENCCRVESLSLRLLHNSPKEEEEEEEEENEKEMQHCDVDHCVPLDPHTTYAYRLVNCQVTVSLWQGLFSVLSSNSLSLTELNLSDNALGDQGVNVLCEMLQHPGCNIRRLWLGQCCLSYRCCFNISSVLSNNQKLEELDLSHNALGDFGIRLLCVGLKHLFCNLNKLWLVSCCLTPACCEDLASVLSTNQSLTRLYLGENALEDEGVGVLCEKAKHPQCKLQRLGLVNSGLTPGCCPALASMLSTNQKLTHLYLRGNALGDTGVKLLCEGLLHPNCKLQILELDGCSLTSHCCWDLSTLLTSSKSLRELSLGSNDLGDLGVMLLCEVLKQQGCILRNLKLCEMYFNYDTKCALKTLQEEKPELTIVFEPFGSDRSRLPDASVWAPCHLGVHKWERALLHPG
- the NLRP3 gene encoding NACHT, LRR and PYD domains-containing protein 3 isoform X1, encoding MASVRCKLARYLEDLEDADFKKFKMHLQDYPSQKGFSPLPRSQTEKADHMDLATLMIDFNGEEKAWAMAVWIFAAINRRDLYEKAKRDELEWDNSHLECREESLEEEWMGLLGYLSRISICKKKKDYCKKYKKHVRSRFQCIKDRNARLGETVNLNKRYTRLRLVKEHQSQQEREHELLAIGRTSAKTLDSPMSSLNVELLFEPDDQHLEPVHTVVFQGSAGIGKTILARKIMLDWASDKIYQDRFDYLFYIHCREVSLGTRRSLGDLIVSCCPDPNPPICKIVSKPSRILFLMDGFDELQGAFDEHTEALCTNWQKVERGDILLSSLIRKRLLPEASLLITTRPVALEKLQHLLDRPRHVEILGFSEAKRKEYFFKYFSDEQQATEAFRLIQENEILFTMCFIPLVCWIVCTGLKQQMDSGKNLAQTSKTTTSVYIFFLSSLLQSHRETQKHQVSASLRGLCSLAADGIWNQKILFDECDLRNHGLQKADVSAFLRMNLFQKEVDCEKFYSFIHMTFQEFFAAMYYLLEEEEQGRMRNLPWSSSKLPNRDVKVLLENYGKFEKGYLIFVVRFLFGLVNQERTSYLEKKLSCKISQQIRLELLKWIEEKAKAKNLQIQPSQLELFYCLYEMQEEDFVRKAMGHFPKIEISLSTRMDHVVSSFCIENCCRVESLSLRLLHNSPKEEEEEEEEENEKEMQHCDVDHCVPLDPHTTYAYRLVNCQVTVSLWQGLFSVLSSNSLSLTELNLSDNALGDQGVNVLCEMLQHPGCNIRRLWLGQCCLSYRCCFNISSVLSNNQKLEELDLSHNALGDFGIRLLCVGLKHLFCNLNKLWLVSCCLTPACCEDLASVLSTNQSLTRLYLGENALEDEGVGVLCEKAKHPQCKLQRLGLVNSGLTPGCCPALASMLSTNQKLTHLYLRGNALGDTGVKLLCEGLLHPNCKLQILELDGCSLTSHCCWDLSTLLTSSKSLRELSLGSNDLGDLGVMLLCEVLKQQGCILRNLKLCEMYFNYDTKCALKTLQEEKPELTIVFEPFGSDRSRLPDASVWAPCHLGVHKWERALLHPG